A region of the Ochotona princeps isolate mOchPri1 chromosome 9, mOchPri1.hap1, whole genome shotgun sequence genome:
GAAATAACCCAGGGTAGGCATTGGGCACATTGTAAGTTGCCTCTCAGGATACTTGCATGTtgtattgaagtgcctgggtagTTCCGccctccatcccagcttcctgtgctgTGTAGTCTGCAGAGCAGCACGTtctggctcaagtagctggatccctgcccccacgtgagtcctgaactgagttcccagctccagctttaaCCTGACCCAGTTCtcactgttgtaggcatttggaaaatcaACTAGTGAGTAAAAGAAGTTTTGGTTCTCcctatgtgcctttcaaattaattaaaataatgatttggAAATACATAATCTGTTATATTTGTGAAACATATTGGGTTTTCCTCATATCTGTTGATCTGTGCTCTTGATGTTTTACCCACATTTTAAGTTAGGTAATCAAGGCATCTTGCTCATGTTTTAAAATCCTTGGTTTTTGAaggtcacagagaaggagagactgagtaAAGAGATACctttcatccactagttgacttcccagatggccaaaatggccagtgctgaggtaCACTAATCCGGGAGCCATcccggtcttccatgtgggtggcagggcccaaaatacttgggccatcctatgctggtttttctttttctttttttttttttaagatttatttattttattacaaagtcagatatacagagaggaggagaggcagagaggaagatcttccgtccgatgattcacaccccaagtaagtgcaacagccggtgctgtgccgatccaaagccgggaacctggaacctggaacctcttccaggtctcccacgcgggtgcagggtcccaaagctttgggctgtcctcgactgctttcccaggccacaagcagggagctggatgggaagtggagctgccgggatcagaaccagcgcccatatgggatcccggggcgttcaaggcgaggacttaagccactaggccatgccgctggtccCCTTTGCAggtttttctaggccattagcaggaaactagattggaagtgaagcagctggaacatgaaccagcacccttatgggattgcTGGTGTCAGGGTAGCAGTGTTACCCACTGTAGCATGACATCCCAGGTATTGAAAGTGCACATTTGATCTAACTCTTGTTTTCTGCCTTAGGTTTAATGCGAGATGATACAATATACGAGGATGAAGATGTGAAAGAAGCCATCAGGAGGCTCCCTGAGAACCTTTATAATGACAGGATGTTTCGCATCAAGAGGGCACTGGACCTGACCTTGAGGCACCAGATCTTGCCTAAGGAGCAGTGGACAAAATATGAAGAGGTAAAGTAGCTCTAATGTATCTGACAGTGTCAGCCAATGAGTGTTAGAAACAAGAGAACTGTGTTTACATGTGTGATGCTTGCTCCAAGTAGTGTCAAATAAGTATCCTGCCAGCCAAGGCCATACCCCTTTTGCTGCTAGGATGAAGAGATTTTGGTGTTTATATGATCAGCCTGCTGTGTGCCCACCccctcagaaagaaagaaaaacgtcTATGAAGCAAACAGTGAACTTGTGTTGAAACTACTCCAAAGCCTGTGACACTCATGTTCTTTTCTGTCCCAAGAAACTTCTCTCCCAGTACCTTTCAAGGCAACTGACTATAATATCTTTGTatagtttttctctttctctctctgtattttaactttatttttgttctatagttttatattttaagaagtaGACAGTTCTTAGTTGGGTTTGGAATATATATTCTAAAGTTGTAAATAAAAAgcgcccggcagcatggcctagtggctaaagtcctcgccttgaacgccctgggatcccatatgggtgccggttctaatcccagcagctcctcttcccatccagctccctgcttgtggcctgggaaagcagtggaggacggcccaaagctatgggaccctgcgcccatgtgggagacctggaagaggttccaggttcccagctttggattggcgcagcaccggctgttgcagtcacttggggagtgaatcatcggacagaagatcttccttctgcctcttctgctctctgtatatctgactttgcaataaaaataaatctttaaaaaaaaaaagttgcaaataAAAAGCAGTTCACTTTCATGAGCTTCTTTGAGACatattaaatgtttgaaaaatattgCTATGTGATGGTAGGATataatacttttctttttatttcttccttaggATAAATTCTACCTTGAACCATATCTGAAAGAGGTTATtcgggaaagaaaagagagagaagaatgggGAAAGAAATAATTGTATAGTTGACATCTGTAGGTGCAGCTGTCCTGGAGCATTTTACCATGTTGGTTAAATGTGAAACACAAGAAGGatgtgttactttaaataaatgtCTACTATAATCATTGCTgaagtttctgaattttttttttttttttttgaagattttattcattttattacagccagatatacagagaggaggagagacagagaggaagatcttccatccgatgtttcactccccaagtgagccgcaacgggccgatgcgcgccgatccaaagccaggaacctggaacctcttccgggtctcccatgcgggtgcagtgtcccaaagctttgggccgtccccgactgctttcccaggccacaagcagggagctggatgggaagtggagctgccgggattagaactggcacccatatgggatcccggggcattcaaagcgaggactttagctgctaggccacgctgccgggcccagtttttTAATTGTAGACTTTATTGTGAGTAGCTGCTGAATTCAGTTATCTGAGTTCTTTCTAAACTTCTtagatatttttaatgttttactaaATAAAGGCAATTCACCCCGTAATCTGCTAGGATCAGGAAGCAGCCTGTTCACCACTGCTCTCCAGGTGGATTTGACTTTGCATCCTGTATAAAAAGAAGTAGCCTGAACACTGCTGTGTGAGCATTAGGATAGGGGTCTTCAGGTAGTTCACTGAAAATACATACTGTGAAAAACTGAATTTCAACATTTATAAGAGgtttgtgtgtttgaaaggcagagttatggagagggagagatggaggccatgcgtctgctgcttcacccccagatggctacagctgCGAAGCactgagccaagagccaggaacctttcaAGACTGCTTTTACACCAGATAACTTACCTTTGAATTCCAGTTtgtcatgaatttttgaagttttgCCAAAATATTTTCCAACTACGTGAATATAACAACCATTAGCATTGTGTGGGATTCAGATTGATTTGAAAAGGTTCTGAGGGGAAAGTAATTAGAGCACTGAATTTCTGGGTGACTCTTGATTGAAAATTTTCTCCTTTGGTTATATAGAACTAGGTTTGATAGAAATGTATTACTAAGTGACCTTCAGTAAATAtcagaaaatttttttattttattggaaaggcagatttacagagagagagaccgaaaGATCTGTCCACTATTTCACGCCGcaggtggccacaagggccagagctgagtgatccaaaaccaggagccaggagcctcttctgggtctcccacgcaggtacagggtcccaaggctttgggccatcctctactgctttcccaggccacaagcagggagctgggttggaaatggagcagctagaatacaaacaggcacccatatgggatcccaatacatgcaaggcatggactttagtcactaggctactgtgccaggctcttaACACTTTATTCTGATTTGTAATACTGTTAAAACTATAATTCAAGTTAATTTGTCCAATCAAAAGTTTAGACgattaaagaaaaatgcatttgtcACGTATAAAGCCATATCAAATGAAGGTCTAGCTGTCTGGGACAAAAGAAACTGCATGATTTCAGGGTAgtgtctttttttaattgaatgtcAAAGATAGGCTATTGGGACACTTACTGAGCCATTTGAAAAAAGTTCAGCAGGAGGCGTGGCAGAAGGACGGTGAGCTGCTTTTTGTGCGTGGGTGACAGGTAGCTAAGGTTGAATCCTGTCTTACGCCTGGCCTATGTCCTTGCTTTGGATGTCTGACCTTGACCCATGACCCAACACAAATTGAGGAACTGGCTCTACGACAGCCTGGGTTAGTGCAGAGCCAGACTAAGATTTTGCCATCTCCtccttttgccttttaaaatgagTCATGTTTTAAACATTGTGAATCCTGCCCATTTTCTTTGTATGGCTTGGCATATCTGATAGCCATTTTTCTCATCTGGGGTTTGAGACTGGTCTGGATTTGGAATATGTGGCCTCCCTAGATCTCAACGCAAAGCAGATTTGTTGACTGAGTTGGTCCATGTCCctgtttgttttatgtatttttcaattCCACCCAGAAGAAGGAACACCGGCTTACGTTCATAGTTGGAGCGCACTACACAGTGTCACTCAGCCTTCATGGCGTCACTATGTGGGAGGCAGGTGAGAGCTGGTGGGGACTCAGCTCCCCAAATGCTGACTCTGATTCTAATTTCACATGCACTGAAATATCTGAGTGATTCAGCAGGTGAGCTCCCGTAGCCTGAATAATTATGTATACTTCAAAAGATTCATGGGGAAATAGgaataaatatgtttattttggtgtaaataaattttaaattgtatatgcagtgttttcataatatgcaatttcataaattttttaagatgCCTTGTATGTaatgatttcaaatgttttccaccaaaataaactctcaATTCTACTCTCCATGAAACTTTTGAGTCTTCCCACCTATTATGTTCAATCAGTGGTACTAAAATGTTAGTGAATCATTTACCTGTTTTAAATTCCAGAATGTCAATAAACTCCAAGTGTaggttttaaaaattgcttcttaCAGTTATAGGACTTCATATCACTTAAGGACACCCTTTTAAAGCATTAGCTCCACACTAATGCTGATTTGCCAAGACCTTcagtaataagaataaaaacaagaCCAGAGTTTAACGGCCCTGTACCTGTGATAATCCTTCCAAATTCACAATCaggatggcatttttttttttttaaagatacaaacaTCCTATGTGTGGCTTTGGAAATAGCTGAAGTacttggaatttttaaaagttaggcGAACGTAAGAACTGTCATGATCAGGTCTTCAACATCACGGCAGATGGAGAGCAGATGTGTGTGCGCTGCATGGGCAGTACCTGTTTTAGAAAAGCTGCAGCTGCAGAGCAGTGAGAAGATGGAGGAAATACTTGAGCCGCGTGAACTAGAACAAGG
Encoded here:
- the LOC101517708 gene encoding cytochrome b-c1 complex subunit 7; protein product: MAGRPAVAASGRWLEGIRKWYYNAAGFNKLGLMRDDTIYEDEDVKEAIRRLPENLYNDRMFRIKRALDLTLRHQILPKEQWTKYEEDKFYLEPYLKEVIRERKEREEWGKK